Within the Fischerella sp. PCC 9605 genome, the region TAGAGACGCGAAATAATACTGTTTCTCGAAAAAATGACTACAAATTTTCTTAGCTTGTAGTAAGCACTTAAGTGCTTACTACGAACCATGTGTAGTTCTAGTTTTGAAAATTGGTATAATCCTCCGGGAACGCCTGCGGCGTAAGCGTTTCTACATAAAGCCTTTGGATGAGATAACTGTTCACCAAATGTGTAACGCCGAAAGTCTTATTTTCTCAAGAAGCAACGTCATACTTACTAGCGATGACAACTATAACTGAAAATTGATGTAATAAAGCTGCTGTTGCCAATGCTGGAGCGATGAGAGATCGGGTTTTGATTCTTGGAGGACGGGGGCGGATCGGCGGTAGCGTTGCTCAGGATTTAGTCACCCATACGCAGGCAGAAATTATCATCACTGGGCGTACCCCTGAACAGACACAAAATATATCGCCTTTACAATACCTAGTGTTGGATTTGGCGGATGTGGAGAAATTGCGGGAGGCGATCGCTTCTGTGAATTTAGTCGTCCACTGTGCTGGCCCATTTCACCATCGAGATGCTAATGTTCTAAAAATTTGCATTGAAGAAGGTGTTAATTATGTAGATGTTAGCGATCACCGTTCTTTCACTAGCAAGGCGCTAAATTATCATGAAGAAGCCGTTGCTGCGGGTGTGACAGCGATAATTAATACTGGCATTTTCCCCGGTATTTCTAACAGTATGGTGCGTCATGATGTCGAGCAATTTGATACACCAGAAAAAATACATCTGAGTTATTTGGTGTCTGGTTCTGGTGGTGCTGGCATCACGGTGATGCGAACCACATTTTTAGGTTTACAAAATCCTTTTCCAGCCTGGATAGATGGTACATGGCAAACAGTCAAGCCTTATAGCGATCGCGAAATCGTTAACTTTCCACCACCCTACGGACGCAGTGGAGTTTACTGGTTTGATATGCCAGAAACCTTCACTCTACCCCATGCTTTCCCAGGAGTTAAAACCGTCATTACTAAATTTGGCTCTGTTCCTG harbors:
- a CDS encoding saccharopine dehydrogenase family protein, producing MRDRVLILGGRGRIGGSVAQDLVTHTQAEIIITGRTPEQTQNISPLQYLVLDLADVEKLREAIASVNLVVHCAGPFHHRDANVLKICIEEGVNYVDVSDHRSFTSKALNYHEEAVAAGVTAIINTGIFPGISNSMVRHDVEQFDTPEKIHLSYLVSGSGGAGITVMRTTFLGLQNPFPAWIDGTWQTVKPYSDREIVNFPPPYGRSGVYWFDMPETFTLPHAFPGVKTVITKFGSVPDFYNHLTWVAAHVFPKSWIQNPKGVEFLSHVSHFMTDVTDRFTGIGVAVRSEVTGQKNGQQAVYCSTLVHENTAAAAGCGTGSIAQFLLEGTLKKPGVWPVEEALPTDLFAQAMQSRRIIIQQGWIN